A single region of the Bacillota bacterium genome encodes:
- a CDS encoding amidophosphoribosyltransferase codes for MTGKKVVLMDKLKEECGVFGIYSRDGHDTARLTYYALYALQHRGQESAGIAVNRNGEIIYYKDMGLVPEVFNDTVLNGLKGNSAVGHVRYSTTGASIKENVQPLVIKYISGQMALSHNGNLLNTLQLRKELEEKGAIFHTTCDSEIIASLISMYSIESGTIEEAIEKVMREVKGAYSLAILTGEGLIGIRDPYGIRPLCLGRLQNSHVIASESCALDAVGAEFIRDINPGEVVLIGNNGIESIRMKAPERTGLCIFEYVYFARPDSIIDGASVYRARIEAGKQLAIEHPAEADLVIGAPDSGLTAALGFSIQSGIPYGQGLLKNRYVGRTFIQPAQKQREMGVSIKFNAIKKAVEGKSIVMVDDSIVRGTTTRRIVQMLKNAGAKKVHMRVSSPPVRYPCYLGIDTPSKKQLVASSCSVEEIREMIGADSLGYLSLEGLLKTPVGVKCGLCTGCFNNQYPVEV; via the coding sequence AGAAGAATGTGGAGTATTTGGTATATACAGCAGAGATGGCCATGATACTGCCAGGCTTACCTATTATGCACTTTATGCTCTTCAACACCGTGGACAGGAAAGTGCCGGGATTGCAGTTAATCGCAATGGAGAAATAATTTACTATAAAGATATGGGGCTTGTGCCGGAGGTTTTCAATGATACAGTATTAAATGGCCTCAAAGGTAACTCAGCGGTAGGACATGTGCGGTACTCTACTACAGGAGCCAGTATAAAAGAAAATGTGCAACCACTGGTTATAAAGTATATAAGTGGACAGATGGCACTTTCACATAACGGCAACCTATTAAATACATTGCAGTTGAGAAAAGAACTTGAAGAAAAAGGTGCCATATTTCACACAACGTGTGATTCAGAGATTATTGCAAGCCTAATTTCTATGTACAGCATTGAAAGTGGGACTATTGAAGAGGCAATAGAGAAAGTGATGAGGGAAGTAAAGGGAGCGTATTCACTAGCAATACTTACTGGCGAGGGGCTTATTGGAATAAGGGATCCATATGGAATCAGGCCCTTATGTTTAGGAAGGTTACAAAACTCACACGTGATAGCATCCGAATCCTGTGCACTGGATGCGGTTGGTGCTGAATTTATACGGGACATAAACCCGGGAGAGGTTGTATTAATAGGAAATAACGGCATTGAATCTATCCGGATGAAAGCTCCGGAAAGGACAGGATTGTGTATTTTTGAATACGTTTATTTTGCAAGGCCGGACAGTATAATTGATGGGGCAAGTGTTTACCGGGCAAGGATTGAAGCAGGAAAGCAGCTTGCAATAGAACATCCGGCAGAAGCGGATTTAGTAATAGGTGCGCCTGATTCAGGATTGACTGCAGCCTTAGGTTTTTCAATCCAGTCAGGTATTCCTTATGGGCAAGGGCTTTTGAAAAACAGATATGTTGGAAGAACTTTTATACAACCAGCTCAGAAACAGCGGGAAATGGGTGTATCAATAAAATTTAATGCTATAAAAAAAGCTGTGGAAGGGAAAAGTATTGTTATGGTAGATGACTCCATTGTGAGGGGGACTACTACAAGGAGAATAGTTCAAATGCTTAAAAATGCGGGAGCTAAGAAAGTCCATATGAGAGTGAGTTCTCCTCCGGTAAGGTATCCGTGTTATTTGGGCATAGACACTCCGTCAAAGAAACAACTTGTTGCGTCGTCCTGCTCCGTGGAGGAAATCAGGGAAATGATAGGTGCTGACAGCCTGGGTTACTTAAGCCTTGAAGGGTTGCTTAAAACACCGGTAGGTGTGAAATGTGGTTTGTGCACCGGATGTTTTAATAACCAATATCCCGTGGAAGTGTGA
- the gatC gene encoding Asp-tRNA(Asn)/Glu-tRNA(Gln) amidotransferase subunit GatC, producing MAITREIIEYIAGLARLQLDEKDKEEMVIEISKIIAYFDKLKEMDTSNIDAMEYLSMDEDMDGNVLRDDVITESYDRKDLLCGAEEEELGYFIVPRVVE from the coding sequence ATGGCAATAACAAGAGAAATTATAGAATATATTGCCGGACTGGCAAGATTGCAGCTTGACGAAAAGGATAAGGAAGAAATGGTTATTGAAATAAGCAAAATTATCGCATATTTTGATAAACTTAAAGAGATGGATACATCAAACATAGATGCAATGGAATATCTGAGTATGGATGAAGATATGGATGGAAATGTTTTAAGAGATGATGTGATTACTGAGTCTTATGATAGAAAAGATTTACTTTGTGGGGCTGAAGAAGAGGAATTGGGATACTTTATTGTTCCTAGGGTTGTAGAATAA
- the gatB gene encoding Asp-tRNA(Asn)/Glu-tRNA(Gln) amidotransferase subunit GatB: MVYEAVIGLEVHAELSTKTKIFCSCTTEFGGLPNTHCCPICIGMPGVLPVLNRRVVEYAIKAGLATNCTISVFTKQDRKNYFYPDLPKGYQISQYDLPICKNGYIEIEAGGRKKKIRIQRIHIEEDAGKLLHSEDGTYSFVDYNRAGVPLIEIVSEPDIASAEEARAYLEKLKSILQFIGVSDCKMEEGSLRADVNISIRPQGRKELGERTEMKNLNSFRAIFRAIEAEVARQINVIKAGGVILRETRRWDDNRGESYPMRSKEDAQDYRYFPEPDLPPLTIKKELVEGMKTTLPELPSDRRERYISEYGLPAYDAEILTSSKELSDFFEEAARKSTNVKAVSNWIMGDLMRILKDRNMGVEDIQFPPEYLAKLVSLIDKGIINGTTAKKVFEEMFDTGREPEVIVKEKGLEILNDEEALFDVVRKVIKDNPASVADYRNGKKKALGFLMGQAMKETKGKANPQIINGLLLKELEK; encoded by the coding sequence ATGGTTTATGAAGCAGTAATTGGCCTGGAAGTACATGCGGAATTATCTACAAAAACAAAAATTTTTTGCTCCTGTACCACTGAGTTCGGTGGCCTTCCAAATACCCATTGTTGTCCTATTTGTATAGGCATGCCGGGAGTATTGCCTGTTTTAAACAGGCGTGTTGTTGAATATGCAATAAAGGCAGGACTTGCTACAAATTGTACAATTTCCGTCTTTACCAAGCAGGACAGGAAAAACTACTTTTATCCGGATCTTCCAAAAGGTTACCAAATATCTCAATATGATTTGCCTATTTGTAAAAATGGATATATAGAAATTGAAGCAGGAGGACGAAAAAAGAAAATAAGAATTCAAAGGATTCATATAGAAGAAGATGCAGGGAAGCTTTTGCATAGCGAGGATGGCACTTATTCTTTTGTAGATTACAATAGGGCAGGAGTACCTTTGATTGAAATTGTGAGTGAACCTGATATAGCATCTGCCGAAGAAGCAAGGGCCTACCTTGAAAAACTTAAATCCATACTTCAGTTTATAGGTGTTTCAGATTGCAAAATGGAGGAAGGCTCCTTGCGTGCTGATGTGAATATTTCTATCAGACCACAAGGAAGAAAAGAGCTTGGAGAAAGGACCGAAATGAAAAACTTAAACTCGTTCAGAGCTATTTTCAGGGCTATTGAAGCTGAGGTTGCAAGGCAGATAAACGTAATTAAAGCCGGGGGGGTAATTCTCAGAGAAACAAGACGTTGGGATGATAACAGAGGAGAAAGTTATCCGATGAGGAGCAAAGAAGATGCGCAGGATTACAGGTATTTTCCTGAACCTGATTTACCGCCTTTAACAATCAAAAAGGAACTGGTAGAAGGAATGAAAACTACACTACCTGAGCTTCCCAGTGACAGAAGAGAAAGGTATATATCCGAATATGGACTGCCTGCATATGATGCTGAGATTCTTACATCTTCAAAAGAGTTATCAGACTTCTTTGAAGAGGCAGCAAGGAAAAGTACAAATGTTAAGGCCGTGAGCAATTGGATTATGGGAGATTTAATGCGTATACTTAAAGATAGGAATATGGGGGTAGAGGATATACAGTTTCCGCCGGAATATCTTGCAAAGCTAGTATCCTTAATTGACAAAGGTATTATTAACGGGACAACAGCTAAAAAGGTTTTTGAGGAAATGTTTGATACTGGAAGGGAGCCTGAAGTTATAGTAAAAGAGAAAGGACTGGAGATTTTAAACGACGAGGAGGCCCTCTTTGATGTTGTGAGGAAAGTAATAAAGGATAACCCTGCTTCAGTGGCTGATTATAGGAACGGAAAGAAGAAAGCATTGGGTTTTCTCATGGGGCAGGCAATGAAGGAAACAAAAGGCAAAGCCAACCCTCAAATTATAAATGGGTTATTATTAAAAGAATTAGAAAAATAA
- the gatA gene encoding Asp-tRNA(Asn)/Glu-tRNA(Gln) amidotransferase subunit GatA gives MEFHELTISSLSSLINKKEISVPELTRYMLDRIGKLDSEFGCYISVVEEQAMEQAVKVQEKLDKGALNSPLAGIPMAVKDNICTKGIPTTCASKMLSNFVPPYDAHVVKKLYDSGAVLLGKINMDEFAMGSSTESSYFKKTKNPWDTERVPGGSSGGSAAAVVAGEAVYCLGSDTGGSIRQPASFCGCVGLKPTYGLISRFGLIAYASSFDQIGPLTKTVADCAIVLNAIAGYDPMDSTSLRREHPDYTKTLIDDVKGMKIGIPREFIDDSVEKDVRDAVLNAVRIFTGLGAECEEISIPVMEYVVPAYYIIALAEASSNLARYDGIKFGYRASGCKDLIDFCKRTRSEGFGTEVKRRILLGTYVLSSGYYDAYYKKALKARTVITQEFNRAFEKCDIIIGPVTPTTAFKIGEKINDPLKMYMGDIFTVPVNIAGLPAMSIPCGMDSKSMPIGLQLIGKRFDETTILRAAYTFEQNTEFHKNRPVLNGSNI, from the coding sequence GTGGAATTTCATGAACTCACAATAAGTAGTTTAAGCAGCCTTATAAATAAAAAAGAGATTAGCGTGCCTGAATTAACAAGGTACATGCTGGATAGGATAGGGAAACTGGATTCAGAATTCGGGTGTTATATAAGTGTTGTCGAAGAACAGGCCATGGAACAAGCAGTTAAGGTCCAGGAGAAGTTGGATAAAGGTGCTTTGAATTCTCCCTTGGCAGGAATCCCTATGGCTGTTAAAGACAATATTTGTACCAAAGGTATACCTACTACATGTGCTTCTAAAATGCTGAGTAATTTTGTTCCTCCATATGACGCTCATGTAGTAAAAAAACTTTATGATAGCGGGGCAGTGCTTTTAGGAAAAATTAATATGGATGAGTTTGCCATGGGAAGCTCTACAGAAAGCTCTTATTTCAAAAAGACAAAAAACCCCTGGGATACCGAAAGAGTGCCGGGAGGTTCAAGCGGAGGCTCAGCAGCTGCTGTAGTTGCAGGAGAAGCAGTGTATTGCCTTGGGTCGGACACAGGAGGTTCTATAAGGCAACCGGCTTCATTCTGTGGGTGTGTAGGCTTAAAACCAACCTATGGTTTAATTTCAAGGTTTGGGCTTATAGCTTATGCGTCTTCTTTTGACCAGATTGGGCCTTTGACCAAAACTGTTGCTGATTGTGCCATAGTGCTTAACGCAATAGCAGGCTATGACCCTATGGATTCTACTTCTTTAAGAAGAGAGCATCCTGACTATACAAAAACCCTTATAGATGATGTTAAAGGCATGAAAATCGGTATACCGAGAGAATTCATAGACGATAGTGTGGAAAAGGATGTCAGAGATGCTGTACTTAATGCTGTTCGGATATTTACAGGTTTAGGTGCTGAATGTGAGGAAATTTCCATTCCGGTAATGGAATATGTTGTTCCGGCTTATTATATTATAGCTCTTGCAGAAGCCAGTTCCAACCTTGCCAGGTATGATGGAATTAAATTCGGATATAGGGCTTCAGGCTGCAAAGATTTGATAGACTTTTGCAAGCGAACCAGGAGTGAAGGTTTTGGAACTGAAGTAAAGAGGCGTATCCTTTTAGGAACTTATGTATTAAGTTCCGGTTATTATGATGCGTATTATAAAAAAGCACTTAAAGCAAGGACAGTTATAACCCAGGAGTTTAACAGAGCTTTTGAAAAATGTGATATAATTATCGGGCCTGTAACACCTACAACAGCTTTTAAAATAGGTGAAAAAATTAATGATCCGCTTAAAATGTATATGGGAGATATATTTACAGTTCCCGTTAATATTGCCGGACTTCCAGCTATGTCTATCCCCTGTGGTATGGACAGTAAGTCTATGCCGATAGGGCTTCAGCTCATAGGAAAGCGTTTTGATGAAACAACAATCCTTAGAGCGGCTTATACCTTTGAACAAAATACTGAGTTTCATAAGAATAGGCCTGTGTTAAACGGATCAAATATATGA